One Xylocopa sonorina isolate GNS202 chromosome 18, iyXylSono1_principal, whole genome shotgun sequence DNA segment encodes these proteins:
- the LOC143431560 gene encoding uncharacterized protein LOC143431560, with protein MPRNLSKVDRRKNQFDKEERAHLLGIMKQYAPLLDKSASTLARKKIWTTIEYEFKKAGFTRKTSAQLKKYWQNYKYHCKKSTAFGKENTRYVNSVMSESVEWNRYQVLVDNRSGSKFSEIPEVVLSLADHLHKSPTKSDCRFGETYRDRDIESYQPLNAADVFIDLSRVKMEQNDDETTSDECKVEGPNLLEEERNIEEDTLNEKKESSAGEDHLVSSSTNAAEIKSNNRIVVSNAKIFNNSVIVSVIYPENDNAHLPRSATDRTVQLRSSNASLPTKMCKVSPLILLLLFIVFVQLNQRVYIFRVSAHATGDERANKYAYSNSTEAQGVDAMHVKAPFNIANEPSDRKEFKSSRRNANEDDQEFTVVKSVENDGSNVRAKRGYVFLTDYHNRLKHRLLLQQLETEEKRLKVKIAEMTIQEVQLRIKALSEEMRRTEELHQLSLARIAVGRNDERLTSRVVES; from the exons ATGCCGCGTAATTTGTCAAAAGTCGACAGAAGGAAAAATCAATTCGATAAGGAGGAACGTGCGCATTTGTTGGGCATAATGAAACAGTACGCGCCACTGTTGGATAAAAGTGCTTCTACGTTGGCTCGTAAAAAGATTTGGACGACGATCGAGTACGAATTCAAGAAGGCGGGGTTTACCCGGAAAACTTCTGCCCAGCTTAAGAAATATTGGCAGAATTACAAGTACCATTGTAAGAAGTCTACTGCGTTCGGGAAG GAAAATACGAGGTACGTAAATTCAGTGATGAGCGAGTCCGTTGAATGGAATCGATACCAAGTTCTCGTGGACAATCGGTCTGGAAGCAAGTTTTCCGAGATCCCTGAAGTTGTCCTGTCATTGGCCGATCATTTACACAAGTCTCCGACGAAATCGGATTGCCGGTTCGGTGAAACGTATCGGGATAGGGATATCGAATCATACCAGCCGTTGAATGCAGCGGACGTTTTCATCG ATCTATCGCGTGTCAAGATGGAACAAAACGACGATGAAACGACGTCCGACGAATGTAAAGTCGAAGGCCCGAATCtgctggaggaagaaagaaatatCGAAGAAGATACCTTGAATGAGAAAAAGGAGTCGTCTGCTGGCGAAGACCATCTCGTCTCGTCGTCAACTAACGCTGCGGAAATAAAATCAAACAATCGTATCGTGGTGTCGAATGCAAAAATTTTCAATAATAGCGTCATCGTGTCGGTGATTTATCCGGAAAATGATAATGCACACTTACCAAGGAGTGCCACCGATAGGACGGTTCAACTGCGCTCGAGCAATGCGTCGTTGCCTACGAAGATGTGTAAAGTGTCTCCGTTAATTCTACTTCTACTGTTCATTGTATTCGTACAATTAAACCAGCGAGTGTACATTTTTCGCGTTTCAGCACACGCCACAGGGGACGAGCGGGCAAATAAATACGCTTATTCAAATTCGACAGAAGCACAAGGTGTTGACGCAATGCACGTAAAAGCACCCTTTAATATTGCAAATGAACCCAGCG ATAGAAAGGAATTTAAATCGTCGCGACGCAACGCGAATGAGGATGATCAAGAGTTCACCGTGGTGAAAAGCGTCGAGAACGACGGTAGCAACGTTCGAGCAAAAAGAGGCTACGTTTTTTTGACGGATTACCATAACCGATTGAAGCACAGACTACTTTTGCAGCAGCTCGAA ACCGAAGAGAAACGGTTAAAAGTGAAAATTGCTGAAATGACCATTCAGGAAGTACAGTTGAGAATAAAAGCTTTAAGCGAAGAAATGCGGCGTACCGAAGAGCTGCATCAATTAAGTTTGGCACGAATAGCTGTTGGACGCAATGACGAACGTTTGACAAGCAGGGTTGTTGAAAGTTAA
- the LOC143431476 gene encoding frequenin-2: protein MGKKNSKLKQDTIDRLTNDTYFTEKEIRQWHKGFLKDCPDGLLTEQGFIKIYKQFFPQGDPSKFATLVFRVFDENSDGTIEFEEFIRALSVMSRGNLDEKLHWAFRLYDVDNDGFITREEMYNIVDAMYEMAGQQPQTEDENTPQKRVDKVFDQMDKNHDDKLTLEEFREGSKADPRIMQALSLSSE from the exons ATGGGTAAGAAGAATAGCAAGCTGAAGCAGGATACCATTGATCGACTCACCAATGACACGTACT TTACCGAGAAGGAGATTCGACAATG GCACAAAGGATTCCTGAAAGACTGTCCCGATGGTCTGCTGACGGAACAG GGTTTCATAAAGATCTACAAACAGTTCTTTCCACAAGGCGATCCATCCAAGTTCGCCACGCTCGTTTTCAGGGTATTCGACGAAAACAGC GACGGTACGATAGAATTCGAAGAGTTCATAAGAGCGCTCTCGGTGATGTCGCGTGGAAATTTGGACGAGAAACTTCATT GGGCGTTTCGACTCTACGACGTAGATAACGACGGTTTTATCACGAGGGAGGAAATGTATAATATCGTGGACGCGATGTACGAGATGGCG GGACAGCAGCCGCAAACAGAAGACGAGAACACGCCGCAGAAGAGGGTGGACAAGGTCTTCGATCAAATGGACAAAAATCACGACGATAAGCTAACCCTTGAAGAATTCCGGGAAGGTAGCAAAGCTGACCCCAGAATTATGCAGGCGTTGTCATTAAGCAGCGAGTAA